The Pleuronectes platessa chromosome 13, fPlePla1.1, whole genome shotgun sequence genome includes a window with the following:
- the LOC128454475 gene encoding E3 SUMO-protein ligase ZBED1-like — MEDPNKKNETAERDEIVSKRRNNGSIIWKWFGFKKKDEQQLQVICRECNKTVASKSGSTTNLFHHLQQRHKVQYEECVKLRGCAAAAASPTAKASSAAAPKQCLLQESFTRGEPYDKKTAKITKAVAYHIAKDMVPVATVAQDGFKKLLRTMDPRYNLPNRNYFSEEVLPEMYTTLRQKLTARLATVKYFAVTTDMWSSRTCEPYMSLTVHFIEDWRMESACLQTSYFPQDHTGEHIAEALQDALSNWKLEEKRLVAITTDNGSNVVKAAQLLKWLRMQCFGHRLHLAIGHGMDDHRITRCIALCKKMVSSFSYSWKRRRELAEVQIQLGPAGSPESPEAPS; from the exons ATGGAggatcccaataaaaaaaacgagACGGCGGAGCGAGACGAAATTGTTTCTAAAAGGAGAAACAACGGCTCCATCATATGGAAatggtttggttttaaaaaaaaagatgagcagcagctgcaggtaaTCTGTAGGGAATGTAACAAAACAGTTGCGTCCAAAAGTGGAAGCACGACCAATCTTTTCCACCATTTGCAGCAGCGGCACAAAGTGCAATACGAGGAATGTGTGAAACTCcgtggctgtgctgctgctgctgcatcaccgACCGCGAAAGCATCTTCTGCGGCTGCCCCAAAACAATGTCTATTGCAAGAATCCTTCACTCGTGGTGAGCCATATGACAAGAAAACCGCAAAGATCACTAAAGCGGTAGCCTACCACATTGCAAAAGACATGGTCCCGGTCGCAACGGTCGCCCAGGATGGTTTCAAAAAGTTGCTCCGAACAATGGACCCAAGGTACAATTTGCCAAATCGAAACTATTTCTCTGAAGAAGTGCTGCCAGAGATGTACACCACTCTCAGGCAAAAGCTGACAGCCCGGCTCGCAACAGTAAAATATTTTGCGGTCACTACCGACATGTGGTCCAGTAGGACCTGCGAGCCGTATATGTCATTGACAGTTCATTTTATCGAGGACTGGAGAATGGAGTCGGCGTGCCTCCAAACCAGCTACTTTCCTCAAGATCACACCGGAGAGCACATCGCTGAAGCCCTGCAGGATGCGCTCTCAAACTGGAAGCTGGAGGAAAAGCGGCTGGTGGCCATAACCACCGACAACGGGAGCAACGTTGTTAAAGCGGCCCAACTGCTAAAATGGCTGAGGATGCAATGCTTTGGTCACCGACTTCATTTGGCCATTG GACATGGCATGGATGATCACCGCATCACAAGGTGCATTGCGCTGTGCAAGAAAATGGTCAGCAGCTTTTCCTATAGCTGGAAACGGAGGAGAGAATTGGCTGAGGTGCAGATTCAGCTGGGTCCTGCAGGCAGTCCAGAAAGTCCTGAAGCCCCTTCATGA